Below is a genomic region from Bradyrhizobium sp. 1(2017).
TCTCGCGCGCGATCGTCGAGGTCGGGACGTTGACGACGGCCACCGTATGCGCGCCTTCGGCCTTGGCGTAACGCAGCGCCGCGAGCGTGTCCGCGGTCTCACCGGATTGCGAGATGAAGATGGCGAGATCGCCCTTGCGCAGGGGCGCCTCGCGGTAGCGGAATTCGGAGGCGACATCGACCTCGACCGGCAGGCGCGCAAAGCGCTCGAACCAGTACTTGGCGACGAAGCCGGCATAGCTCGCGGTGCCGCAGGCGGTGATATTGATGCGCTGGATGGTCTTGAAGTCGAACGGCAGCTTCACCGGCAGCGCGACGCGCTCGGTCGCCATGTCGACGTAGCGCGCCAGGGTGTGACCGACCACCTCCGGCTGCTCGTGGATCTCCTTGGCCATGAAGTGGCGGTAATTGGCCTTGTCGACCAGCGAGGTCGAGGCGGCATGCCTGATCTTGTCGCGCTGGACGGGGTGGCCATCCTTGTCGAAAATCGTGGCGCTCTTGCGCGTCAGCACGACCCAGTCACCGTCCTCGAGGTAGCTGATCGTGTCGGTGAACGGTCCTAGCGCGATGGCATCCGAGCCGAGATACATCTCGCCGTCGCCATAACCGATCGCGAGCGGCGGGCCGTTGCGGGCGCCGATCATGAGGTCGTCGTCGCCTGCGAAGATGAAGCCGAGCGCGAAGGCGCCGCGCAAACGCGACAGCGTCAGCTTGACGGCTTCGACCGGCTTGTTGCCTCGCGCGAGCAGATCGTCGACGAGGTGCAGCACGATCTCCGTGTCGGTCTCGGTGTGGAACACCGTGCCCTTCTTCTCGAGTTCCTCGCGCAGCTCGCGGAAATTCTCGATGATGCCGTTGTGGACCACGGCCACGCGTTCGGTCGCATGCGGATGGGCGTTGTTGACGGTCGGCTTGCCGTGGGTGGCCCAGCGGGTATGACCGATGCCGGTGGTGCCCTTCAGGGGCTCTGCTTCGAGCCGCTTCTCCAGATTCTTCAGCTTGCCCTCGGCGCGGCGGCGCTCCAGGTGCTTGCCTTCGAGTGTGGCGACGCCCGCGGAATCGTAGCCGCGATATTCGAGACGTTTGAGCGAATCCACCAATTGCTCTGCAACCGGCTCGCGCCCGAGAATGCCGACAATTCCGCACATGCGGATCAATATCCCCCAAATCTTCGAAAAATCGCCTAAACGACGCCCTCGGTTTTTAGCGAAATTCCGAGGGAACCAGATACTCAATAATTATTGCTGATTGAGACAGCATGGCTGCGCCACCTCTGCTTCGCCTGCGGCGGATTGGCCGACCTTAGACCGCGCACATTAACTCGTTGTCAATAAGTTTGACCAACGCTTCCCGCTTGGGAGGAAGGTCATGAATGGCTCGTCTGACCGCAAAGGTCTGTCATCGATGTACGTGCACGCCAGCGAGACCACCGGCACGCATCTCGCGCATTGGCCGCCGCCCCTCCGTGGCAAGGAAAAGAAGCCGGTTTTCGTCAAGCACCCCGAGGGCGAGCCCGTGAAGCGCGCCAAGCCGCGCGGCTGGCGCCTGACCCGCGCGATCTTCTCCGAATTCGCCGATGACGACTAGCGGAAGCGCTACCACCCCACCACAAGGGCAAACACGAGGAAGACGAGGAGCGCCCAGAACGCGAGCCCGATGACGAGGGCTACAATCTCGGGCGGCTCGCGCTCGTTCATTTCCCACAGCAGGGATCGCCCCGTCCCCGTGACCAATGTGTCGATCAGAAAACTGATCAGATCGCGGACAAAGCGAGAGGACACGGCCGCTGGCGCTCACTTCTCCGGCTTCTTGCCGCCCGTCTTCAACTCGCGATAGCGCGTGGCGCCGCCTTCCCGGATGGTCTGCTGGTTGCGCTCGAGCGCCATGGCATCGTCGGGCACGTCGCGCGTGATCACCGAGCCTGAGCCGATATAGGCGCCGTTCCCGATCTTCACCGGTGCGACCAGCGAGGAGTTGGTGCCGACGAAGGCGCCCTGTCCGATCACCGTCTTGTGCTTCTTGAAGCCATCGTAGTTGCAGGTGATGGTGCCGGCGCCGAGGTTGGAATTGGCGCCGACGGTGGCATCGCCGACATAAGAGAGATGATTGACCTTGACGCCGGCCTCCAATATCGCCGCCTTGGTCTCCACGAAATTGCCGATGCGCGCGCCATCGCCGAGCGAGGTGCCCGGACGCAATCGCGCATAGGGGCCGATCGAGACCTTCTTGCCGAGCGTGGTCTCGACGATATGGGAAAAGGAATGGATCACCGTGCCGTCCGCGATCGAGACGCCGGGGCCGATCACCACGAACGGCTCGATGGTCACGTCCTTGCCGAAGGCGGTGTCGGCCGACAGGTACACCGTCTCCGGCGCGATCAGCGTGACGCCGGCCTCCATCGCAGCTTTGCGCAAGCGCGCCTGCATCACGCCTTCCGCTTCCGCGAGCTGCGCCTTGGTGTTGATTCCGCGCACCTCGTCTTCGCTGGTTTCGATCACCACGGCCTCCCATCCCTTGTCTCGGACGATGCCGACTGCGTCCGTCAGATAATATTCGCCCTTGGAATTGGCATTTCCGACCTGACCGAGAATGTCGAGCGCGCGGCGCCCGTCGATCGCCATCACGCCGGCATTGCACAGATCGATCTTGCGCTCGGCTTCACTGGCATCGGCCTGCTCGCGGATCGCGACCAGGCGGTCACCCTCGACGATGAAGCGGCCATAGCCGGTGGGATCGGCGGCGCGAAAACCGAGCGCCGCGATTGCCGCCCCCCTGGCGAGCGGTGCACGCAGCCGCGCGAAGGTTTCGGCCGAGATCAGCGGCGTATCGCCGAACGCGATCAGGAGATCATCCGCGCCCCGTGCGATCGCCTCGCGCGCTGCCAGCACGGCATGCGCGGTGCCGAGCCGCTCGGCTTGCACGAAGGTGAGCGCGTCGGGGCGGATGCGCCGCGCCTCATCGGCCACCGCCTGATGGTCGGGACCGATCACGACGGCGAGCGCGGTGCCGGTTCCCTTCGGTGCGGCGGCGAGCACATGAGCGAGCAGGCTCTGATGTGCGACGGGATGCAACACTTTCGGCAGGGTCGATCGCATGCGCGTGCCTTCGCCGGCGGCGAGCACGATCGTGAGGCTTGAGCGGGCGGTCATCGCAATCCTGACAGATAAAACCGAATCGATGGTGCGGCGGACGGCAGGCCGTCCTGATGCTAACGTCTTAGCTACCCCCGCAAACGCCCGGAATTCAAGTGCGGTACTCTTTTCCTGTTAATGTTCCCTGATTGATTCGGGGAAGCTAGACAGGGCTGGGCACTTAACGTTCATGGCAAAGGATTCCGACCCACTGGCGGATGCCTTCGGGACCAAGGAGACCGGCGGGCTGTTCTCCGGACTATTGGCCGAGGAAAGCGGGTTCGACCGCCGCATGATGTGGCGACTGGGCTCGTGGGGCGTGGCGGCGGTGGGGGCCGTCGTCGTCGCCGTGATGGCCAATCAGGCCCAGCTCGGCTGGCGCCGCGACCAGGTTGCATCGGCCGATCTCACGCGCCAGGCCGACCGGCTCCAGGTGCTGACCAAGGAGAGCCAGAACGAAGCGCGCCGGCTCGCCGCTGCCATCGAGACGCTGAACAGCGATCGTGACCGGCTTTATTCGCGCGTCACGGTGCTGGAGCAGGGCCTCGATTCCGTCACCGGTGCCATCGCCAAGCAGACGGCCGCTCCGCCGCAGGCAGCAAAGCCGCAGGACGCAGCGCCTCCCCCCGCAGCGCCCAGCGTCGCGCCAGTCGCCTCGACGCCGGCACCGGCGAGCGAGAAGCCGCGCGCCGAGGCCGCCGCTCCGAAGGATGCGCCGAAGGAAGCTTTGAAGGAGCCGTCGAGCCCGCCGCCGCAGACCGCGGCTGCCGCCTCGCTCGTGCAGCACCAGTCGGCCCTGAATTCGACGCTGCCGACCATTCCGCTGGTGCCGTCCAAGTCGATCATGGCGCCGCCGGATCCGGCCGCCTCGAAGCTGATCCAGCCCGAGCCCACTGAGAAGTCCGCCGAGAAAGCCGTCGAGAAAAAAAACGAGCCTGCGCTTGCCACGGCTGCGGTCACGAATCCTGCCCCGACCGAGGTCGCTGCGGCCGCAACGAAACCGCCGGAAGCCGCCGAGACCGAAACTCCCGCGATCGCAGTCCAGCAGACGCGCTTTGCGCTCGACCTCGGCGGCGCCAACTCGGTCGACGGCCTGCGCACGCTCTGGCGCGGCGTGACCAAATCCAATCCGGAAGTCGGAGCGTTGCGGCCGATCATCATGATCAAGGAAGGCACCAGCGGCCTCGGCATGCAACTCCGTCTGGGTGCCGGCCCCCTGATCAACGCCGCCGCCGCTGCCAAACTCTGCGCGGGCCTCACCGCGAACGACCGCCATTGCGAGACCACCGTGTTCGACGGCCAGCGCCTGTCGATGCGCGGCGGCCAGGAAAAAGGGCCGGACAAGGCACAGGAAAAGACTCAGGACAGGGTTCAGGAGAAGACCTCCGAGAAGAACCAGGACGCCTCACCGCAAGCCGAAATCGCGCCCGCGGCGAGCGCAAAGCCCGAAAAGCCGCAGCGCCGCCGCAGCTACTCCTCGAAGCGCTCGAAGCGCGAGGAGCCTGCGCCAGCAGCACCCCCGGCCCAGCCGGCGCCAGCAAAACCCGAAGCGTCAGCATCTCCCTCTACGGGATCGACGCTGTCGTCCTTCTTCAGAAGGTAGGTCTTGTTCAGAAGGTAGGTCTTGCGCTCATGCCGGGCTGAGTCTGCCTTCACCTGAACATGCGGTGAATGCCGGCACCTTCTTGCGCGCACAGCTGGACTTAAATTTCAGCCCACCAGAGAGACCAGCCCTCGATTGCCAAGTTGTCCCGGTCTTGAACCGGAGCAGCCGACGCGCAGCCGTTCGGGCCTCGTCTCCATGACCAAGGGAGAAATACACGTGAAGAAGTTTATCATCGTGACGGCCGTCCTTTTGGCGGCATCCCCGGCGCTCGCGCAAACGACGAAATCGCCGGGCGCATCGAGCAACGCGCCGGGTCAGCAGATGCAAAATACGACGAAGCCTTCGACGGGACCCGGCGCTTCCGAATACGCGCCTGGTCACCAGACCAATACCACCAAGGGGCCCGGCCATT
It encodes:
- the glmS gene encoding glutamine--fructose-6-phosphate transaminase (isomerizing), coding for MCGIVGILGREPVAEQLVDSLKRLEYRGYDSAGVATLEGKHLERRRAEGKLKNLEKRLEAEPLKGTTGIGHTRWATHGKPTVNNAHPHATERVAVVHNGIIENFRELREELEKKGTVFHTETDTEIVLHLVDDLLARGNKPVEAVKLTLSRLRGAFALGFIFAGDDDLMIGARNGPPLAIGYGDGEMYLGSDAIALGPFTDTISYLEDGDWVVLTRKSATIFDKDGHPVQRDKIRHAASTSLVDKANYRHFMAKEIHEQPEVVGHTLARYVDMATERVALPVKLPFDFKTIQRINITACGTASYAGFVAKYWFERFARLPVEVDVASEFRYREAPLRKGDLAIFISQSGETADTLAALRYAKAEGAHTVAVVNVPTSTIARESETVLQTLAGPEIGVASTKAFTCQLMVLANLAIAAGKARGELSDEDETKLVHGLVEVPRLMSDALTTELQIEKLAREIAKSRDVLYLGRGTSFPLALEGALKLKEISYIHAEGYAAGELKHGPIALIDETMPVVVIAPHDRVFEKTVSNMQEVAARGGNIILMTDAKGAEEATVESLVTIVMPDMAAAFTPMVYAVPVQLLAYHTAVVMGTDVDQPRNLAKSVTVE
- the glmU gene encoding bifunctional UDP-N-acetylglucosamine diphosphorylase/glucosamine-1-phosphate N-acetyltransferase GlmU — encoded protein: MTARSSLTIVLAAGEGTRMRSTLPKVLHPVAHQSLLAHVLAAAPKGTGTALAVVIGPDHQAVADEARRIRPDALTFVQAERLGTAHAVLAAREAIARGADDLLIAFGDTPLISAETFARLRAPLARGAAIAALGFRAADPTGYGRFIVEGDRLVAIREQADASEAERKIDLCNAGVMAIDGRRALDILGQVGNANSKGEYYLTDAVGIVRDKGWEAVVIETSEDEVRGINTKAQLAEAEGVMQARLRKAAMEAGVTLIAPETVYLSADTAFGKDVTIEPFVVIGPGVSIADGTVIHSFSHIVETTLGKKVSIGPYARLRPGTSLGDGARIGNFVETKAAILEAGVKVNHLSYVGDATVGANSNLGAGTITCNYDGFKKHKTVIGQGAFVGTNSSLVAPVKIGNGAYIGSGSVITRDVPDDAMALERNQQTIREGGATRYRELKTGGKKPEK